The Candidatus Acidiferrales bacterium genome contains a region encoding:
- a CDS encoding CHAT domain-containing protein, protein MSRRKRSILLVSIGTGIIAGLIVLYVVRRSPRTPWGSHSQRAVGSQPNDIRGLLAKASYFYWLHNLPAATPLYARAEELAIQAHDERDALYAKVGLSRSSDGMSFPQLSAFIAAQLKTPLVQNDEELRLWCLGVKGDADDEVNAAAAKQDWQQALSLAQKLGQKEWANRASGELGLVGFLQGDVSRASTLMGKALMTASAQADSGTELRYLEIIGNGFNALNRTSEAMFFFNRAIAIANDDHDVGTPFMAYEGKAEALAALGKMGEAESLMQNTLAQAQKQKMIEHQGQDMLILGEFARRLNHKAQAEEYFREAFESASRMGLPRVAMQSSFDLSNLLQDQGDPQGAEDALNKGLQISRTVGDTYYLPRALDALAQLKEKTGQLQQAHSLYTQAEDAIDGMLLRFPGAYSESSLLSTMSDTYLDDFELSAKQNDVSAAFDAIERARGRSILDNMRSKANRTVDSPANSAVQQQISKIQSQLLDSNDPAARATLLESLTEEEYKLNYIDEALSSEQRSVTTHPVALKTAQASLSNDEAILEYVLADPTSYCLALTRTASALVRLQAGRKRIETLTSQYVADVMQGKSGTQEAEELYALLLKPIPESLRLTRLIIVPDGSLHNVAFDALVGPDGRYVLQSHTISYAPSATVLDFLRNRQRAHQPQMAFLGVGDVPYDMEGQTHGSGATGGVVQTVSRGVYDISGAHLYPLPETRAELISASQALQDPKQTVLLLGDRATKADFTSEPLAQFKIIHFAVHGISTPNFPERDALVLGRQPNSTDDGLLQVRQIAQLKLNA, encoded by the coding sequence ATGTCTCGCCGAAAGCGCAGCATCCTGTTGGTTTCCATCGGCACTGGCATCATCGCAGGCCTAATCGTTCTTTACGTTGTTCGGCGTTCGCCGCGGACTCCGTGGGGATCACATTCACAAAGGGCTGTCGGGTCCCAGCCAAACGACATCCGAGGCTTGCTCGCCAAGGCAAGTTACTTTTACTGGCTTCACAACCTTCCAGCCGCCACGCCTCTTTACGCACGGGCCGAAGAGCTTGCCATACAAGCTCACGACGAGCGTGACGCGCTGTATGCGAAGGTTGGTCTAAGTCGATCCTCTGACGGGATGTCCTTCCCGCAGCTCTCTGCCTTCATCGCCGCCCAATTGAAGACTCCTCTCGTTCAAAACGACGAGGAACTGCGCCTTTGGTGCCTGGGTGTAAAGGGCGACGCCGATGATGAAGTCAACGCCGCCGCCGCGAAGCAAGACTGGCAACAGGCTCTGAGCCTCGCCCAAAAGCTCGGACAAAAGGAATGGGCTAATCGCGCAAGCGGAGAGCTAGGGCTAGTCGGTTTCCTGCAGGGCGACGTAAGCCGCGCGAGCACCCTAATGGGGAAAGCGCTCATGACAGCCTCGGCGCAAGCAGACTCCGGCACTGAGCTTCGATATCTAGAAATCATCGGGAACGGTTTCAATGCGCTCAATCGAACCTCAGAAGCCATGTTCTTCTTCAATCGAGCCATTGCAATCGCAAACGACGACCACGATGTCGGGACTCCGTTTATGGCTTATGAAGGAAAGGCTGAGGCGCTTGCCGCCTTGGGGAAAATGGGTGAAGCAGAATCCTTGATGCAGAATACTCTCGCTCAAGCGCAGAAACAAAAAATGATCGAGCATCAGGGTCAGGACATGCTGATCCTCGGCGAATTCGCGAGGCGGTTAAACCACAAAGCGCAAGCCGAAGAGTATTTTCGAGAAGCTTTCGAATCCGCGTCACGCATGGGCCTCCCTCGCGTCGCGATGCAATCATCCTTCGACTTGTCAAATCTGCTCCAGGATCAAGGTGATCCGCAGGGAGCTGAGGATGCACTCAATAAAGGTCTTCAGATTAGTCGCACCGTGGGGGACACGTACTATCTCCCTCGCGCCTTGGACGCACTCGCGCAGCTCAAGGAAAAGACCGGCCAGCTTCAACAAGCTCATAGCCTCTACACGCAAGCCGAGGACGCGATTGACGGAATGCTCCTTCGCTTTCCGGGAGCATACTCTGAGAGTTCGCTTCTAAGCACGATGAGCGACACCTACCTCGACGATTTTGAGCTTTCAGCCAAACAAAATGATGTAAGCGCCGCGTTTGATGCCATCGAGCGCGCGCGAGGACGATCGATTCTCGACAATATGAGGAGCAAGGCGAACCGAACCGTGGATTCCCCGGCCAATTCTGCGGTCCAGCAACAAATCTCCAAAATTCAGTCCCAATTACTCGACTCCAACGATCCAGCGGCGAGGGCAACACTGCTCGAAAGTCTTACTGAGGAGGAATACAAGCTCAACTACATTGACGAAGCCCTCAGCTCAGAACAGCGCAGTGTTACGACCCATCCGGTTGCGCTCAAAACTGCGCAAGCAAGCCTCTCGAATGATGAGGCAATTCTGGAATATGTCCTTGCAGACCCAACCTCCTATTGTCTCGCGCTAACTCGAACAGCGTCGGCACTGGTCCGCCTCCAAGCCGGTCGAAAACGAATCGAAACGCTAACCTCTCAATATGTTGCCGACGTGATGCAGGGCAAAAGCGGAACTCAGGAAGCAGAGGAGCTCTACGCCTTACTTCTCAAACCAATTCCCGAATCTCTGCGGCTGACGCGATTGATCATCGTCCCTGACGGTTCCTTGCATAACGTAGCCTTCGACGCCCTTGTCGGACCTGACGGCCGATACGTTCTTCAATCACACACAATCAGCTATGCCCCATCGGCAACTGTTCTCGACTTCTTACGGAACCGCCAGCGGGCTCACCAGCCGCAAATGGCGTTCTTGGGAGTCGGAGATGTCCCCTATGACATGGAAGGACAAACCCACGGATCAGGAGCAACCGGAGGGGTCGTTCAGACTGTCTCGCGCGGCGTTTACGATATTTCGGGCGCACATCTGTACCCACTTCCCGAAACACGCGCCGAGCTGATCTCGGCAAGCCAAGCGCTCCAAGACCCAAAGCAAACAGTTCTGTTGCTCGGCGATAGAGCCACGAAAGCCGACTTTACATCGGAGCCGTTGGCTCAGTTCAAAATCATTCATTTCGCCGTTCATGGAATCTCGACTCCCAATTTCCCCGAGAGAGACGCGCTTGTTTTAGGTCGCCAGCCCAATTCCACAGATGACGGCCTGTTGCAGGTTCGCCAAATTGCGCAACTCAAACTCAATGC